In one Pseudomonas marginalis genomic region, the following are encoded:
- a CDS encoding amino acid ABC transporter ATP-binding protein has product MSALIEFQGFNKFFGDQQVLKGIDLSVQSGEVVVILGPSGCGKSTLLRCLNGLEVAHSGSLRFAGKELLDKTTDWRQVRQDVGMVFQSYHLFPHMSVLDNILLGPLKVQKREPREAREQAEKLLARVGLADKRDAFPRQLSGGQQQRIAIVRSLCMNPQVMLFDEVTAALDPEMVKEVLEVIQGLARDGMTLLIVTHEMAFARAVADRVVFMEAGRILEHNTPEEFFTNPQTARAQQFLEKFSFVSTLPKKTQELELL; this is encoded by the coding sequence ATGAGCGCATTGATCGAGTTCCAGGGTTTCAACAAATTCTTCGGCGACCAGCAGGTGCTCAAGGGCATCGACCTGAGTGTGCAAAGCGGCGAAGTGGTGGTGATCCTCGGCCCCAGCGGCTGCGGCAAAAGCACCTTGCTGCGCTGCCTCAACGGCCTGGAAGTGGCCCATAGCGGCAGCCTGCGGTTTGCCGGCAAGGAGTTGTTGGATAAAACCACCGACTGGCGCCAGGTGCGCCAGGACGTAGGCATGGTGTTCCAGAGCTACCACCTGTTCCCGCACATGAGTGTGCTCGACAACATCCTGCTCGGCCCGCTGAAAGTGCAAAAGCGCGAGCCGCGCGAAGCCCGCGAGCAGGCCGAGAAACTGCTGGCGCGCGTCGGCCTGGCGGACAAGCGCGACGCCTTCCCGCGCCAGCTCTCCGGCGGCCAGCAGCAACGCATCGCCATCGTCCGCTCGCTGTGCATGAACCCTCAGGTCATGCTGTTTGACGAAGTCACCGCCGCCCTCGACCCGGAGATGGTCAAGGAAGTGCTGGAGGTGATCCAGGGCCTGGCCCGCGATGGCATGACCCTGCTGATCGTCACCCACGAAATGGCCTTCGCCCGCGCCGTCGCCGACCGCGTGGTGTTTATGGAGGCCGGTCGCATCCTCGAACACAACACCCCCGAAGAATTCTTTACGAACCCGCAAACCGCACGCGCGCAGCAGTTCCTGGAGAAATTCTCCTTTGTCTCAACACTGCCCAAGAAAACCCAGGAACTGGAGCTGCTATGA
- a CDS encoding efflux RND transporter periplasmic adaptor subunit — MGGRISICIVGLGLVVLLSACGQEKAEPKAHSRVFVQTVQPADFAAAVTLTGDIQARVQTDLSFRVGGKIIQRMVDVGDRVKARQVLARLDPKDLQTNVDSAQAQVVAEQARVKQTAAAFVRQEKLLPKGYTSRSEYDSAQAALRSSQSALAAAQAQLANAREQLGYTALIADAPGVITARQAEVGQVVQATVPIFSLASDGERDAVFNVYESLLVEPPPDAPITVSLLDNPSIKAVGKVREVTPAVAANTGTVQVKIALQSLPEGMRLGSVVSATANGPAKASIELPWSALTKDLSEPAVWLVDGEGKAQLHKVTVARYLTGKVIVGDGLKGGEKVVVAGGQLLHPGMLVEIAQPGAQP; from the coding sequence ATGGGCGGTCGTATTTCCATCTGTATCGTCGGTCTGGGTTTAGTGGTGTTGCTGAGCGCGTGTGGCCAGGAAAAAGCTGAGCCCAAGGCCCATTCGCGGGTCTTTGTTCAAACCGTACAACCCGCCGATTTCGCCGCGGCCGTCACGCTGACCGGAGATATCCAGGCCCGCGTGCAAACCGATTTGTCCTTCCGCGTCGGCGGCAAGATCATCCAGCGCATGGTGGATGTAGGCGATCGCGTCAAAGCCAGACAGGTGCTGGCCAGGCTCGATCCCAAGGATTTGCAGACCAACGTCGATTCCGCCCAGGCCCAGGTCGTGGCCGAGCAGGCGCGGGTCAAGCAAACCGCCGCTGCGTTTGTGCGCCAGGAAAAGCTCCTGCCCAAGGGCTATACCAGCCGCAGCGAATACGATTCCGCCCAGGCCGCGCTGCGCAGCAGCCAAAGTGCCCTGGCCGCCGCGCAGGCGCAGTTGGCCAACGCCCGTGAACAACTCGGCTATACCGCGCTGATCGCGGATGCGCCGGGGGTGATCACCGCGCGCCAGGCCGAAGTCGGTCAGGTGGTGCAGGCCACCGTGCCGATTTTCAGCCTGGCCAGCGATGGCGAGCGCGACGCGGTGTTCAACGTCTATGAGTCACTGCTGGTTGAGCCGCCGCCGGATGCGCCGATCACCGTCAGCCTGCTGGATAACCCGAGCATCAAGGCCGTGGGTAAAGTGCGTGAAGTCACGCCTGCCGTGGCCGCCAATACCGGCACGGTGCAAGTGAAGATCGCCCTGCAATCGTTACCCGAAGGCATGCGGCTTGGTTCGGTGGTCAGCGCCACCGCCAATGGCCCGGCCAAGGCGAGTATCGAGCTGCCGTGGTCGGCGTTGACCAAAGACCTCAGCGAGCCCGCCGTATGGCTGGTGGACGGCGAGGGCAAGGCGCAACTGCACAAGGTCACGGTGGCGCGTTACCTCACAGGCAAAGTGATTGTTGGCGACGGCCTCAAGGGCGGCGAAAAAGTCGTGGTGGCCGGTGGGCAATTGCTGCACCCCGGCATGCTGGTCGAGATCGCCCAGCCAGGAGCCCAGCCATGA
- a CDS encoding MotA/TolQ/ExbB proton channel family protein, whose amino-acid sequence MALASPLESIESAVIWLLVVFSVATWGLALLKGVQFGRLKAQDRKFHKQFWAASSLDSAAELAETQPGAAARVAQAGYAAIQVGEAPHAADLSQAINHQDRLERALRQQIVRERRSLETGLAVVASIGSTSPFIGLFGTVWGIMEALKGISAAGSASLETVAGPIGAALVATGVGIAVAVPAVLVYNYFLRRLKLTAADLDDFAHDFYSLAQKNSFRVLLHPALTKHAPGNPQKVKEAS is encoded by the coding sequence ATGGCATTAGCATCTCCACTTGAATCCATCGAAAGCGCGGTGATCTGGCTGCTGGTGGTCTTTTCGGTCGCCACCTGGGGCCTGGCCCTGCTCAAGGGCGTGCAGTTCGGTCGCCTCAAAGCGCAGGATCGCAAGTTCCACAAACAGTTCTGGGCGGCGTCGAGCCTCGACTCGGCTGCCGAGTTGGCCGAAACCCAGCCCGGCGCCGCTGCCCGTGTGGCCCAGGCCGGTTACGCCGCGATCCAGGTCGGGGAAGCGCCGCACGCGGCCGACCTGAGCCAGGCGATCAACCACCAGGACCGCCTCGAGCGTGCCCTGCGCCAGCAGATCGTACGTGAGCGCCGGTCCCTGGAAACCGGCCTGGCCGTGGTCGCCAGTATCGGCAGCACCTCGCCGTTTATCGGCCTGTTCGGCACCGTGTGGGGGATCATGGAAGCGCTCAAGGGCATCAGCGCCGCCGGCTCCGCCAGCCTTGAAACCGTGGCCGGCCCCATCGGTGCCGCCCTGGTTGCCACTGGCGTGGGGATCGCCGTCGCGGTGCCGGCGGTGCTGGTCTACAACTACTTCCTGCGTCGCCTGAAGCTCACGGCGGCGGACCTGGATGACTTTGCCCACGACTTCTACAGCCTGGCGCAGAAAAACTCCTTCCGTGTGCTGCTGCATCCTGCCCTGACTAAACATGCGCCGGGTAACCCGCAAAAAGTGAAGGAGGCGTCCTGA
- a CDS encoding ISL3 family transposase, whose amino-acid sequence MRDINTFLPFWEGFSVVTIKPDGDALKIDLIPHATRFPSCGGCQKPCSTTHEYCERTVRDLPILGRAVCLSILLRRVGCRDCGKRMEAVSWLDRYARMTRRLAEAVIQACERLPTLHVAQMFGLHWDTVRLLERRALQAVLSELPKAQPRRLIMDEFALFKGHRYASVVLDADTRRVLWIGEGRSRAAVRPFFEELGPEGCARIEAVAMDMNTAFDLEVRQHCPKARVVYDLFHVVAKYGREVIDRVRVDEANRLRHNKPARKVIKQARWLLLRNPQNLKTPEQQVHLQDLLEANQSLMTVYLMKAELKTLWTPSTAWTWRSAWKQWLRHAYESEIPALIQFAKRLKGYWRGIVSRVRWPMHTGQLEGINNRIKVIKRMAYGYRDSEFFFMKIKSVFPGNP is encoded by the coding sequence ATGCGTGATATTAATACTTTCCTTCCTTTTTGGGAGGGCTTTTCTGTCGTCACGATCAAGCCCGATGGTGACGCTCTAAAGATCGATCTGATTCCCCACGCCACCCGATTCCCTTCCTGCGGCGGCTGCCAAAAACCTTGTTCAACCACTCATGAGTATTGCGAGCGAACCGTTCGTGATCTGCCCATTCTCGGTCGCGCGGTGTGCCTCAGCATTTTGCTCAGGCGTGTTGGCTGCCGCGACTGTGGAAAACGCATGGAGGCCGTCAGTTGGCTGGATCGCTATGCCCGCATGACGCGCCGCTTGGCCGAGGCGGTCATTCAGGCCTGCGAGCGCCTTCCCACCCTGCACGTGGCCCAGATGTTTGGACTGCATTGGGACACTGTTCGGTTGCTGGAGCGTCGAGCCTTGCAGGCGGTGTTGAGTGAGTTGCCGAAGGCGCAACCACGACGCCTGATCATGGACGAGTTCGCGTTATTCAAAGGTCATCGTTACGCCAGCGTTGTGCTGGATGCCGATACACGACGAGTGCTGTGGATCGGTGAAGGCCGTAGCCGAGCGGCAGTCAGGCCGTTCTTCGAGGAACTGGGGCCGGAGGGCTGCGCTCGAATCGAAGCGGTGGCGATGGACATGAATACTGCTTTTGATCTGGAGGTTCGCCAGCATTGCCCGAAAGCGCGAGTGGTCTACGACCTTTTCCATGTGGTGGCCAAATATGGCCGAGAGGTGATTGATCGGGTCCGCGTCGACGAAGCTAATCGGCTGCGTCATAACAAGCCGGCTCGCAAGGTCATCAAGCAGGCACGATGGCTGTTGCTGCGTAACCCACAGAACCTGAAAACGCCGGAACAACAGGTCCATTTGCAGGATTTATTGGAGGCCAACCAATCGCTGATGACAGTTTATTTGATGAAGGCTGAACTCAAAACGCTCTGGACACCGAGCACTGCCTGGACCTGGAGATCGGCCTGGAAGCAATGGCTGCGCCATGCATATGAAAGCGAAATACCGGCTCTGATCCAGTTTGCCAAACGGCTAAAGGGTTATTGGCGGGGCATCGTCAGTCGGGTTCGCTGGCCGATGCACACCGGTCAGTTGGAAGGAATAAACAATCGAATAAAGGTCATCAAACGGATGGCGTACGGTTACCGGGATAGCGAATTCTTCTTCATGAAGATCAAGAGCGTCTTTCCCGGTAATCCGTGA
- a CDS encoding amino acid ABC transporter permease: protein MTFDFAFILSTLPAFLKAVGVTLQVGLIAIATSLLVALINAALLVFRTPYLSRLVALYVELARNTPLLIQLFFVYFALPALGLNISGFWAAIITMTFLGGAYLTEVLRAGVEAVPLAQIESGKSIGLSDWQLLRHVILPQAGILSLPALFANFIFLLKETTVVSAVAVPEILYTTKSYIALYYKTYEMLAVLTLICVLLFLPLSLLLSRLERRLQHGQFGS from the coding sequence ATGACCTTCGATTTCGCTTTTATCCTCAGCACCCTGCCGGCGTTTCTGAAAGCCGTGGGCGTCACGCTGCAAGTGGGCCTGATCGCCATTGCCACCTCGTTGCTGGTGGCGCTGATCAACGCCGCACTGCTGGTGTTTCGCACGCCGTACCTGTCGCGCCTGGTGGCGCTCTATGTGGAACTGGCGCGCAATACACCGCTGCTGATCCAGCTGTTCTTCGTGTACTTCGCCTTGCCGGCGCTGGGTTTGAATATCTCCGGGTTCTGGGCGGCGATCATCACCATGACGTTCCTCGGCGGTGCCTACCTCACCGAAGTACTGCGCGCCGGTGTGGAAGCGGTGCCGCTGGCGCAGATCGAGTCGGGCAAGTCCATCGGCCTGTCGGACTGGCAACTGCTGCGTCATGTGATCCTGCCCCAGGCCGGCATCCTCAGCCTGCCGGCGTTGTTCGCCAACTTCATCTTCCTGCTCAAGGAGACCACCGTGGTCTCTGCCGTGGCGGTGCCGGAGATTCTCTACACCACCAAGAGCTACATCGCCCTCTACTACAAAACCTACGAAATGCTCGCCGTGCTGACGCTGATTTGCGTGCTGCTGTTCTTGCCGCTGTCGTTGCTGCTCAGCCGCCTGGAAAGGAGGCTCCAGCATGGCCAGTTCGGGTCTTGA
- a CDS encoding alpha/beta hydrolase, with the protein MHSESIRYLIVPGWQGSPEDHWQSHWQNSLPNSARVEQADWLTPRREDWVAALAEAIAADSTPVILIAHSLGCITVAHWAATAPVQFLRQVRGALLVAPADVERPACSPALRNFAPIPTDLLPFSSQVVSSDNDSAVSAPRALELARNWGAEAGILSGAGHINVKSGHQRWEQGFAYLYRLQSRLEHHARRTA; encoded by the coding sequence ATGCACAGCGAGTCGATTCGTTATCTGATCGTGCCGGGCTGGCAAGGATCGCCAGAAGATCATTGGCAAAGTCACTGGCAGAACAGCCTGCCCAACAGCGCACGGGTGGAGCAGGCCGATTGGCTGACGCCGCGCCGCGAGGACTGGGTGGCTGCGCTGGCCGAGGCGATTGCCGCCGACAGCACCCCGGTAATTCTGATCGCCCATAGCCTGGGCTGCATCACCGTGGCCCATTGGGCTGCCACCGCACCCGTGCAGTTCCTGCGGCAGGTGCGCGGGGCCTTGCTGGTGGCTCCGGCGGATGTTGAACGGCCAGCCTGCTCGCCGGCCTTGCGCAACTTTGCGCCGATCCCGACCGACCTGCTGCCGTTTTCCAGCCAGGTGGTCAGTTCCGATAACGACAGCGCCGTCAGCGCCCCCCGGGCCCTGGAGCTGGCGCGTAATTGGGGCGCCGAAGCCGGCATCCTGTCGGGGGCCGGACATATCAATGTGAAGTCCGGTCACCAGCGCTGGGAGCAGGGGTTCGCCTACCTGTATCGCCTGCAAAGCCGCCTCGAGCATCACGCCCGGCGCACAGCCTGA
- a CDS encoding sigma 54-interacting transcriptional regulator, with product MSLHETFGQPLLTFPDAEKSPLSIRAKALVFVDPRSRKLREDLENLAPRALPVLIRGETGSGKELLARHIHRGSDRSGLFVSVNCGAISPTYADAELFGYAAGAHSGAASSRAGWFGSANGGTLYLDEIGDLPLPIQVKLLAALENHEVTRVGAHQPSPVDVRLVAATSIDLAQAVAAGKFHERLFHYLSEGQLDLPALRERVGDILSLAEYFLGIYSQRLDLPVPLISDAAQRVLEHHSWPGNTRELENVIHFALLVSSGDEILPEHLNLPVAGSPLEQVQRIFANASLAERETLRSFLQEQAAT from the coding sequence ATGAGTCTGCATGAAACCTTCGGTCAGCCGCTGCTGACCTTCCCCGACGCCGAAAAAAGCCCGCTGAGCATCCGCGCCAAGGCGCTGGTGTTTGTCGACCCACGCTCGCGCAAGCTGCGCGAAGACCTGGAAAACCTGGCCCCGCGCGCCTTGCCTGTATTGATTCGAGGCGAGACCGGCAGCGGTAAAGAATTGCTGGCGCGGCATATTCACCGGGGCAGCGACCGCTCCGGTTTGTTTGTATCGGTCAATTGCGGCGCCATCAGCCCAACCTACGCCGACGCCGAACTGTTCGGCTACGCCGCAGGCGCCCACAGTGGCGCGGCCAGCAGCCGGGCCGGGTGGTTTGGCTCGGCGAATGGCGGCACTTTGTATCTGGATGAGATCGGCGACTTGCCGCTGCCGATCCAGGTGAAACTGCTGGCGGCCCTGGAAAACCATGAAGTCACCCGCGTGGGCGCTCACCAGCCGAGCCCGGTGGACGTGCGCCTGGTGGCCGCCACCAGCATCGACCTGGCCCAGGCCGTGGCCGCCGGCAAGTTTCATGAGCGGCTGTTCCATTACCTGAGCGAAGGCCAGCTGGATCTGCCGGCATTGCGTGAGCGGGTGGGCGATATCCTGTCGTTGGCCGAGTACTTCCTCGGTATCTACAGCCAGCGCCTGGACCTGCCGGTGCCGTTGATCAGCGACGCCGCCCAGCGCGTACTGGAACACCACAGCTGGCCGGGTAATACCCGCGAGCTGGAGAACGTCATCCACTTCGCCTTGCTGGTGAGCAGCGGCGACGAAATTCTGCCCGAACACCTGAACCTGCCGGTGGCGGGGTCGCCCTTGGAGCAAGTGCAGCGCATCTTCGCCAATGCCAGCCTGGCTGAGCGGGAAACCTTGCGCAGCTTTTTACAGGAACAAGCCGCTACATGA
- a CDS encoding energy transducer TonB — protein sequence MGNVQTAASAPEAQWRQAPSGELVDLGRPHRAPLGQLRTQQTPKRFSSRREGILLGLLVLALHGAVIYWVSQKPTPVLPIVPPEIPPMTIEFSQPAPPVVEPPPPVPPPPPPPVVEPPPPVVDELAAKPAPPKPIPKPKPKPVPKPEPKPAPKPVEQAPTPPQSAPPAPAPAPPAPAPVTPASANAAYLKNPAPEYPSLAQRRGWEGTVLLRVHVLASGKPGEIQVQKSSGRQQLDDAALTAVKRWSFVPAKQGDVAQDGWVSVPIDFKIH from the coding sequence ATGGGCAATGTCCAGACCGCCGCCAGTGCACCCGAGGCGCAATGGCGCCAGGCACCGAGTGGTGAGTTGGTCGACCTTGGCCGGCCGCACCGCGCGCCGTTGGGGCAATTGCGAACGCAGCAAACCCCGAAGCGCTTCTCCAGCCGCCGCGAAGGGATCCTGCTCGGTTTGTTGGTGTTGGCCCTGCACGGTGCAGTGATTTATTGGGTCAGCCAGAAACCCACGCCGGTGCTGCCGATTGTGCCGCCGGAAATTCCGCCGATGACCATCGAATTTTCCCAGCCGGCACCGCCCGTGGTGGAACCGCCACCGCCTGTGCCGCCACCACCGCCACCGCCTGTTGTCGAGCCGCCGCCGCCGGTGGTGGATGAGTTGGCCGCCAAGCCGGCGCCGCCCAAGCCGATTCCAAAACCTAAGCCCAAGCCGGTGCCAAAGCCTGAGCCCAAGCCCGCACCGAAACCGGTCGAGCAGGCGCCCACGCCACCGCAATCGGCGCCACCGGCACCCGCGCCCGCTCCGCCCGCGCCAGCCCCGGTGACACCGGCTTCGGCCAACGCCGCGTACCTCAAGAACCCGGCGCCGGAGTACCCGTCACTGGCGCAGCGTCGCGGTTGGGAAGGCACGGTGTTGTTGCGGGTGCATGTACTGGCCAGCGGTAAGCCGGGCGAGATCCAGGTCCAGAAAAGCAGCGGTCGCCAGCAACTCGACGACGCCGCACTGACCGCCGTGAAGCGGTGGAGCTTCGTGCCGGCCAAGCAGGGCGATGTGGCCCAGGACGGCTGGGTCAGCGTACCGATCGACTTCAAGATTCACTAA
- a CDS encoding LysR family transcriptional regulator gives MFDPVLLRSFVAVVDCGNFTRAAERLHLTQSTVSQQIRRLEEAVACQLLDRDQRRVVATAEGERLLAYARRILALHEEATDVLINQQSDGVLRLGVPEDFAAERLMPLLSAFVLAYPRVRLEVTSGLGPELQRQYRSGEFDVLLVKQMGSSDDCLASWPEPLCWVDSRSTPCLGRDPLPLVAFPVGGLYRNEMLHHLEVGGWRWRIGYSSASLASVCSAVAAGLGVSLLPRRVVQPGHVELGPDSGLPVVQGVRLALYARHGLSAAGQCLQAELFDLCANSPVEPCLN, from the coding sequence ATGTTCGATCCCGTGTTGTTGCGCAGCTTTGTCGCCGTGGTGGACTGCGGCAACTTCACCCGCGCCGCCGAGCGCCTGCACCTGACCCAATCCACCGTGAGCCAGCAGATCCGCCGCCTGGAAGAGGCGGTGGCGTGCCAGTTGCTGGACCGCGACCAGCGCCGCGTGGTCGCCACCGCTGAGGGCGAACGCTTGCTGGCCTATGCGCGACGCATCCTCGCGCTGCATGAAGAAGCCACCGATGTGTTGATCAACCAACAGAGCGACGGCGTGCTGCGCCTGGGGGTACCGGAAGACTTTGCCGCCGAGCGCCTGATGCCGTTGCTGTCGGCATTTGTGCTCGCCTATCCACGGGTGCGCCTGGAGGTCACCAGCGGCCTGGGGCCCGAGTTGCAGCGTCAATACCGCAGCGGCGAGTTCGATGTGTTGCTGGTCAAGCAGATGGGCAGCAGCGATGACTGCCTGGCCTCGTGGCCCGAGCCGCTGTGTTGGGTAGACAGCCGCAGCACGCCGTGCCTGGGGCGCGACCCTCTGCCGTTGGTGGCATTCCCGGTGGGCGGCCTGTACCGCAATGAAATGTTGCACCACCTGGAAGTGGGCGGCTGGCGCTGGCGCATCGGTTATTCCAGCGCAAGCCTGGCCAGCGTGTGTTCGGCGGTGGCGGCGGGGTTGGGTGTGAGTCTGTTGCCGCGACGGGTCGTGCAGCCAGGGCATGTTGAACTGGGGCCGGACAGCGGTTTGCCCGTGGTGCAAGGCGTGCGCCTGGCGTTGTATGCCCGTCATGGCCTGAGTGCCGCGGGGCAGTGCTTGCAGGCTGAGCTGTTCGATTTGTGTGCAAACAGCCCCGTTGAGCCATGCCTTAACTGA
- a CDS encoding amino acid ABC transporter permease gives MASSGLELLWVSLPQLGKGAAQTLSISLLSIAFSTVGGVLYGVLRTLNNRLVNAVLRVYLELFRAIPVLVWLYLLFFGLPIFFGLSIPSFWCAVLVLSLWGASEVGEVVRGALHSLPRGQREAGLSIGLSDPQLYGYVLLPQALKRMTPPTINVYTRIIKTSSLAVLIGVVDVIKVGQQIIERTYESVLIYGALFLFFFFICYPLSAASKVLERRWAQA, from the coding sequence ATGGCCAGTTCGGGTCTTGAGTTGTTGTGGGTGTCGTTGCCGCAACTGGGCAAGGGCGCAGCGCAGACCCTGTCGATTTCGTTGTTGAGCATCGCCTTCAGTACGGTCGGCGGCGTGTTGTATGGCGTGCTGCGCACCTTGAACAACAGGCTGGTCAACGCGGTGCTGCGGGTTTACCTGGAGCTGTTCCGGGCGATTCCGGTGCTGGTGTGGTTGTACCTGCTGTTCTTTGGCCTGCCGATCTTCTTTGGCCTGAGCATCCCCAGCTTCTGGTGCGCGGTGCTGGTGTTGTCGCTGTGGGGCGCCAGCGAAGTGGGCGAAGTGGTACGCGGCGCGTTGCATTCGCTGCCCCGCGGCCAGCGCGAAGCCGGCCTGTCGATTGGCTTGTCCGACCCGCAGTTGTACGGCTACGTGTTGCTGCCCCAGGCCCTCAAGCGCATGACGCCGCCGACCATCAACGTCTACACGCGCATCATCAAGACCAGTTCCCTGGCGGTGCTGATCGGTGTGGTGGACGTGATCAAGGTCGGCCAGCAAATCATCGAGCGCACCTATGAGTCGGTGTTGATCTACGGCGCGCTGTTCCTGTTTTTCTTCTTTATCTGCTACCCGTTGTCGGCCGCCTCCAAGGTGCTGGAACGGCGCTGGGCCCAAGCATGA
- a CDS encoding transporter substrate-binding domain-containing protein, translating into MKKLLLPLLAVALLAGCDKKAEEPAKPAAAVSYLDKIKARDKLIVGVFTDKPPFGFVNEAGRYVGFDTDIGRQFAKDLLGDENKVEFVAVEPASRIPFLQSDKVDLILANMTVTPERKEAVDFTNPNLKVAVQALVPQDSAVKSLDDLATRTTIVTTGTTADIWLTKNHPDWKLLKFEKNSESLQALSAGRGDAYAQDNLVLFSWAKQNPGYRVLEEKLGDEAPIAPAVKKGNIELRDWVNAELAKLGEEKFLLKLYDQYVRKELSDDTKPESVIVEGGKWQG; encoded by the coding sequence ATGAAAAAGTTACTGCTGCCACTGTTGGCTGTCGCCCTACTGGCCGGCTGCGATAAAAAGGCCGAAGAGCCTGCTAAACCTGCTGCCGCCGTGAGCTACCTCGACAAGATCAAGGCGCGGGACAAGCTGATCGTCGGCGTATTCACCGACAAGCCACCGTTTGGCTTTGTCAACGAAGCCGGGCGCTACGTCGGCTTCGATACCGACATCGGTCGTCAATTCGCCAAGGACCTGTTGGGCGATGAGAACAAGGTCGAATTCGTCGCCGTCGAGCCGGCCAGCCGTATTCCGTTCCTGCAAAGCGACAAGGTCGACCTGATCCTCGCCAACATGACCGTGACCCCCGAGCGCAAGGAGGCGGTGGACTTCACCAACCCCAACCTGAAAGTCGCGGTGCAGGCGTTGGTGCCCCAGGACAGCGCGGTGAAAAGCCTGGATGACCTGGCCACCCGCACCACCATCGTTACCACCGGCACCACTGCCGATATCTGGCTGACCAAGAACCACCCGGACTGGAAACTGCTGAAGTTCGAGAAAAACTCCGAGTCGCTGCAAGCGCTGTCGGCCGGGCGTGGCGATGCCTATGCGCAAGACAACCTGGTGCTGTTCAGCTGGGCCAAGCAGAACCCGGGCTACCGCGTACTGGAGGAGAAACTCGGTGACGAAGCGCCGATTGCCCCGGCGGTGAAGAAGGGCAATATCGAACTGCGCGACTGGGTGAATGCCGAGTTGGCGAAGCTGGGTGAGGAGAAATTCCTGCTCAAGCTGTATGACCAATATGTGCGCAAGGAGCTGAGCGATGACACCAAGCCTGAGAGTGTGATTGTCGAAGGCGGGAAGTGGCAGGGCTGA
- a CDS encoding ExbD/TolR family protein — protein MAFSTQDSDEVLSEINVTPLVDVMLVLLVVFIVTAPLLTNAIPINLPKTEAVAPVEQKDPLVVSIDGAGKLFINKDEIQPDLLEFNLQAAKAKDPDVRVQLQADDGVNYGEVARAMASIERAGITKLSVITAR, from the coding sequence ATGGCCTTCTCCACGCAAGACAGTGATGAGGTACTGAGCGAGATCAACGTCACGCCCCTGGTGGACGTGATGCTGGTGCTGCTGGTGGTGTTTATCGTCACCGCGCCGCTGTTGACCAACGCGATCCCGATCAACCTGCCCAAGACCGAGGCCGTAGCCCCGGTGGAGCAGAAGGACCCGCTGGTGGTGAGCATCGACGGCGCCGGCAAACTGTTCATCAACAAGGACGAAATCCAGCCGGACCTGCTGGAATTCAACCTGCAGGCGGCCAAGGCCAAGGACCCCGATGTGCGGGTGCAACTGCAGGCTGACGATGGTGTGAACTACGGCGAAGTGGCGCGAGCCATGGCGTCTATCGAGCGCGCGGGGATTACCAAGCTGTCGGTGATTACCGCACGTTAG
- a CDS encoding MetQ/NlpA family ABC transporter substrate-binding protein produces the protein MKKVLLFTALAAALTASFAQANEKLVVAATPIPHAEILELVKPTLAKEGVDLEIKVFTDYVQPNVQVAEKRLDANYFQTLPYLENFNKGKGTNLVTVVGVHVEPFGGYSKKIKNISELKDGATVAIPNEGSNSGRALLLLQKAGVITLKDPTNALATPKDIASNPKNLKFKELESALLPRVLDQVDLDLINTNYALEAGLNPAKDALIIEDAKSPYVNFLVARPDNKDSDAIQKLSKALTSPEVKAFIEKKYNGAVVPAF, from the coding sequence ATGAAAAAGGTTCTGTTGTTTACCGCATTGGCGGCTGCCCTGACTGCAAGCTTCGCCCAGGCCAACGAGAAACTGGTGGTGGCCGCCACCCCGATCCCGCACGCCGAGATCCTTGAACTGGTCAAGCCAACCCTCGCCAAAGAAGGCGTGGATCTGGAAATCAAAGTCTTCACCGACTACGTACAGCCAAACGTACAGGTTGCCGAGAAGCGCCTGGACGCCAACTACTTCCAGACCCTGCCGTACCTGGAAAACTTCAACAAGGGCAAGGGCACCAACCTGGTCACCGTGGTTGGCGTGCACGTTGAACCCTTCGGCGGTTACTCGAAAAAGATCAAGAATATTTCCGAGCTCAAGGATGGCGCCACCGTGGCCATCCCGAACGAAGGCTCCAACAGCGGCCGCGCCCTGTTGCTGCTGCAGAAAGCCGGTGTGATCACCCTGAAAGACCCGACCAACGCCCTGGCCACGCCGAAAGACATTGCCAGCAACCCGAAGAACCTGAAGTTCAAGGAGCTGGAATCGGCCCTGCTGCCACGGGTGCTGGACCAGGTTGACCTGGACTTGATCAACACCAACTACGCCCTGGAAGCTGGCTTGAACCCGGCCAAGGACGCGCTGATCATCGAAGATGCCAAGTCGCCGTACGTGAACTTCCTGGTGGCGCGCCCGGACAACAAGGACAGCGACGCTATCCAGAAACTGTCCAAGGCCCTGACCAGCCCGGAAGTCAAAGCCTTCATCGAGAAGAAGTACAACGGCGCAGTCGTGCCCGCGTTCTGA